The following are encoded in a window of Pseudomonadota bacterium genomic DNA:
- a CDS encoding CDK5RAP3 family protein has product MESNVSFEEIRDLFRQSQIEADRRKAEADKSAAESRAEFDRRLKELGRQIGGLGNRLGEFVEGVVRPGLVRLFREKGIEVHQTLRDLEAGRDGVSAQIDLLVVNADHAVVVEVKSKLETGDVDEHVERIGKFRFLFPQYRETRLLGAVAAMVVPGETARYAERRGMFVIGHAGDDAVFLNTPGFEPRAW; this is encoded by the coding sequence ATGGAGAGCAACGTTTCGTTCGAGGAGATCCGGGATCTGTTTCGGCAATCGCAGATCGAGGCGGACCGGCGCAAGGCCGAGGCCGACAAGAGCGCGGCAGAGTCGCGCGCCGAGTTCGACAGGCGGCTCAAGGAGCTCGGCCGGCAGATCGGCGGGCTCGGCAACCGGCTCGGCGAGTTCGTCGAGGGCGTGGTGCGGCCGGGGCTCGTTCGCCTCTTCCGCGAAAAGGGGATCGAGGTGCATCAGACGCTTCGCGATCTCGAGGCGGGGCGGGACGGCGTGTCCGCGCAAATCGATCTGCTCGTCGTGAACGCGGACCATGCGGTGGTCGTCGAGGTGAAGTCGAAGCTCGAGACCGGCGACGTCGACGAGCACGTCGAGCGGATCGGGAAGTTCAGGTTCCTTTTCCCGCAGTACCGGGAGACGCGGCTCCTCGGTGCGGTCGCCGCGATGGTCGTCCCGGGCGAAACGGCTCGGTACGCGGAGAGGCGCGGCATGTTCGTCATCGGCCATGCGGGCGACGACGCGGTGTTCCTCAACACGCCGGGGTTCGAGCCGAGGGCGTGGTAG
- a CDS encoding type II toxin-antitoxin system VapC family toxin — MRILLDTHVWLWMIAEPDRLNAEARERIADRGNDLFLSAASAWEIAIKHRIGRLPLPAPPEEFVPARLVRDGVIPLPVEHRHALRVASLPALHRDPFGRLLVAQAQIERLVLATADAQLAGYAVETLRADKE, encoded by the coding sequence ATGCGCATCCTCCTCGACACCCACGTCTGGCTCTGGATGATCGCCGAACCGGATCGGCTGAACGCCGAGGCGAGGGAGCGGATCGCGGACCGCGGCAACGACCTGTTCCTCTCGGCGGCGAGCGCCTGGGAGATCGCGATCAAGCACCGGATCGGCCGGCTCCCGCTGCCGGCGCCGCCCGAGGAGTTCGTCCCCGCGCGGCTCGTCCGCGACGGCGTGATCCCGCTGCCCGTCGAGCACCGTCACGCGCTCCGCGTCGCGTCGCTCCCCGCGCTCCACAGGGATCCCTTCGGCAGGCTCCTCGTCGCACAGGCGCAGATCGAGCGGCTCGTCCTCGCCACGGCCGACGCGCAGCTGGCGGGATACGCGGTAGAGACGCTCCGCGCCGACAAGGAATAG
- a CDS encoding M28 family peptidase has product MRFPIGTTRWCPSLVAVLLAACIGCDDPGSSGGDAGPDGSSDTDADTDTDSDSDAGPDGSPCAVDPDRVFADVAFLASEELGGREAGSDGNELALQMAEERFAALGLVPVGDDGTFRQAFDFTKDDYLSPPAVAIDGDPLAGGDEYAFLHGTGDADVTAEIVYVGYGLTVPPYDEADYPDCPLPSAGYDDYGGVDVNGRIALVVRDGPDDDATVPEACPDNGLCGGEPCLWDFSYKAANADLHGAAAMLVVQDDANPPGVEHLASAAGADDFASVWVDRDVMEAAVPSLETWTAGIDAALQPSPHLTGVEASISVETGSVEVITANVLGAIPGTDPEIGDEVVIVGGHIDHLGNDVGLYAGADDNASGSAVVLELARLIAECATPARTIVFALWNAEEDGLRGSIHYFFHSIYPVDSTVAAFSVDMVGAGEDTNLVLYGAVDDANAWLAQVMAGSAADMGFDWGVIPGEVMYASDHAPFAMWGIPAVCAMSGALETHPYYHTPDDTAANSGPSYVGMSASMMYAGLKPLVEGTEGIYLTSDEAMLRDVAPARIDSDDPFHRKR; this is encoded by the coding sequence GTGAGATTTCCAATCGGCACGACACGATGGTGTCCGTCGTTGGTGGCCGTGCTGCTCGCCGCCTGCATCGGTTGCGACGATCCGGGCTCATCGGGCGGCGACGCCGGCCCGGACGGCTCGTCGGACACGGACGCCGACACCGACACCGACTCCGACTCGGACGCGGGCCCGGACGGCTCGCCGTGCGCCGTGGATCCTGATCGCGTGTTCGCGGACGTCGCGTTCCTCGCGAGCGAGGAGCTCGGGGGACGGGAGGCCGGGTCCGATGGCAACGAGCTCGCGCTGCAGATGGCGGAGGAAAGGTTCGCGGCGCTCGGCCTCGTGCCCGTCGGCGACGACGGGACGTTCAGGCAGGCGTTCGACTTCACGAAGGACGACTACCTCTCCCCGCCGGCCGTGGCGATCGACGGGGATCCGCTCGCCGGCGGTGACGAGTACGCCTTCCTCCACGGGACAGGGGACGCGGACGTCACGGCCGAGATCGTGTACGTGGGCTACGGCCTGACCGTGCCACCGTACGACGAGGCCGACTACCCGGACTGTCCGCTGCCGTCCGCGGGCTACGACGACTACGGCGGTGTCGACGTGAACGGCAGGATCGCGCTCGTCGTGCGCGACGGCCCGGACGACGACGCGACCGTCCCCGAGGCGTGCCCGGACAACGGCCTGTGCGGCGGCGAGCCGTGCCTGTGGGACTTCTCGTACAAGGCTGCGAACGCGGATCTGCACGGCGCCGCGGCGATGCTCGTCGTGCAGGACGACGCCAACCCGCCCGGGGTCGAGCACCTCGCCAGCGCCGCCGGCGCCGACGACTTCGCGTCGGTGTGGGTGGATCGCGACGTGATGGAGGCGGCGGTCCCGAGTCTCGAGACTTGGACCGCGGGCATCGACGCGGCGCTCCAGCCGAGTCCGCACCTCACGGGCGTGGAGGCGTCGATCTCCGTGGAGACGGGGAGCGTCGAGGTGATCACGGCCAACGTGCTCGGCGCGATCCCGGGCACGGATCCGGAGATCGGCGACGAGGTCGTCATCGTGGGCGGCCACATCGACCACCTGGGGAACGACGTCGGGCTGTACGCCGGCGCCGACGACAACGCCTCCGGCTCGGCCGTGGTGCTGGAGCTCGCGCGCTTGATTGCCGAGTGCGCGACCCCGGCGCGGACGATCGTGTTCGCCCTGTGGAACGCCGAGGAGGACGGGCTGCGCGGCTCGATCCACTACTTCTTCCATTCGATCTACCCGGTCGACTCGACGGTCGCTGCGTTCAGCGTCGACATGGTCGGCGCGGGCGAGGACACGAACCTCGTGCTGTACGGCGCGGTCGACGACGCGAACGCGTGGCTCGCGCAGGTCATGGCGGGCTCGGCCGCAGACATGGGCTTCGACTGGGGCGTGATCCCCGGGGAGGTGATGTACGCCTCGGATCACGCGCCGTTCGCCATGTGGGGGATCCCGGCGGTGTGCGCGATGTCCGGCGCGCTGGAGACGCACCCGTACTACCACACGCCGGACGACACGGCCGCCAACTCCGGGCCGAGCTACGTCGGGATGTCCGCGTCGATGATGTACGCCGGGTTGAAGCCGCTCGTCGAAGGGACCGAGGGGATCTACCTCACGAGCGACGAGGCGATGCTCCGAGACGTGGCTCCCGCCCGGATCGATTCGGACGACCCGTTCCACAGGAAAAGGTAG
- a CDS encoding M28 family peptidase, producing MRFLFGTRGWLAALAAILLAAGACDDQVSVSGDGGPDGSTDTDSDTDVDTDSDADGDAGPDAAACFVDPERIFEDVAYFAGEDLEGRYPGSEGNEAAMQRAEELFEELGLEPVGDDDTYRQAFDFDAWGIQETPAVSLDGEALEAGTEYAVFNYSGTAEITAEVVYVGYGMTVPAYDPVDYPDCPLPATGYDDYEGLDVTDGIVLVVRHGPGDDDTVPDTCPDNGLCGTDACLWNFTYKAANAALHGAAAMIVVQNYDNPAEILAGASVSGGYVADLASVWMDRDVVEAAIPDLQTWTDGIDAIPHSPDRHATGVNATIDVAAAVTTVLTGNVLGAIIGTDPEIGGEVVIVGGHIDHLGVDGTTGEIYPGADDNASGSAVTMELARLLSECATPARTIVFALWNGEEEGLLGSAEYAQFPAFQISSTYAAYSVDMVGVGDGSGVALYGTTESQNSWLLDVMQGSATEMGYDWDAEAAVPIDTLGYGSDNLPFDYLGVPNAMATTLGEHTTYHTPADTAATITLDDLEASAAMMYAGLLPLVEGTEEAYLPDGKGRTLSHDPAVMDYRTRLVTDR from the coding sequence ATGCGCTTCCTATTCGGCACGAGAGGCTGGCTCGCGGCGCTGGCGGCGATCCTGCTGGCGGCGGGCGCGTGCGACGATCAGGTCTCCGTCAGCGGGGACGGCGGTCCGGACGGCTCGACCGATACGGACTCCGACACGGACGTGGACACGGACTCCGACGCAGACGGGGACGCGGGTCCGGACGCGGCCGCGTGCTTCGTGGATCCGGAGCGGATCTTCGAGGACGTCGCGTACTTCGCGGGCGAGGATCTCGAGGGCCGGTACCCGGGCAGCGAGGGGAACGAGGCGGCGATGCAGCGCGCCGAGGAGCTTTTCGAGGAGCTCGGCCTCGAGCCGGTGGGCGACGACGACACCTACCGCCAGGCGTTCGACTTCGACGCGTGGGGCATCCAGGAGACGCCGGCCGTGTCGCTCGACGGCGAGGCGCTCGAGGCGGGAACCGAATACGCGGTGTTCAACTACTCGGGCACCGCGGAGATCACGGCCGAGGTCGTCTACGTGGGGTACGGCATGACCGTGCCCGCGTACGATCCCGTCGATTACCCGGACTGTCCGCTGCCGGCGACGGGCTACGACGACTACGAAGGCCTCGACGTGACCGACGGGATCGTGCTCGTCGTGCGCCACGGCCCCGGCGACGACGACACGGTGCCCGACACGTGCCCGGACAACGGTCTGTGCGGCACCGACGCGTGTCTCTGGAACTTCACGTACAAGGCCGCAAACGCGGCGCTCCACGGCGCGGCGGCGATGATCGTCGTGCAGAACTACGACAACCCCGCCGAGATCCTGGCCGGCGCGAGCGTGAGCGGCGGCTACGTCGCCGACCTTGCCTCGGTGTGGATGGACCGCGACGTCGTCGAGGCGGCGATCCCGGATCTCCAGACCTGGACCGATGGCATCGACGCCATTCCCCATTCCCCCGATCGGCACGCGACCGGCGTGAACGCGACCATCGACGTCGCCGCCGCCGTCACCACCGTTCTCACGGGAAACGTGCTCGGAGCGATCATCGGGACCGATCCCGAGATCGGCGGCGAGGTCGTGATCGTGGGCGGGCACATCGATCACCTCGGCGTGGACGGCACGACCGGCGAGATCTACCCCGGCGCCGACGACAACGCGTCCGGATCGGCCGTGACGATGGAGCTCGCGCGGCTCCTCTCCGAGTGCGCGACCCCGGCGCGGACGATCGTGTTCGCCCTGTGGAACGGGGAGGAGGAGGGGCTGCTCGGCTCGGCCGAGTACGCACAGTTCCCGGCCTTCCAGATCTCATCGACGTACGCCGCGTACAGCGTGGACATGGTCGGCGTCGGGGACGGCTCGGGCGTCGCGCTCTACGGCACGACCGAGTCGCAGAACTCCTGGCTGCTCGACGTGATGCAGGGCTCTGCGACGGAGATGGGGTACGACTGGGACGCCGAGGCGGCGGTTCCGATCGACACGCTGGGCTACGGCTCGGACAACCTGCCGTTCGACTACCTGGGCGTTCCGAACGCCATGGCGACGACGCTCGGCGAGCACACCACCTACCACACGCCCGCCGACACGGCCGCCACCATCACCCTGGACGACCTCGAAGCCTCGGCCGCGATGATGTACGCCGGCCTTCTGCCGCTCGTCGAGGGGACCGAGGAGGCGTACCTGCCCGACGGGAAGGGGCGCACGCTGTCCCACGATCCCGCCGTCATGGACTACAGGACGCGTCTCGTCACGGACCGGTAG
- a CDS encoding type II toxin-antitoxin system Phd/YefM family antitoxin: MEEHATSVNVHEAKTHLSRLLVRVENGEEIVIARSGVPIARLVPADRRSAQRALGADAGAVVVPEDFDSPLPADVLDAFEG; this comes from the coding sequence ATGGAAGAGCACGCCACCAGCGTCAACGTCCACGAGGCCAAGACCCACCTCTCCCGCCTGCTCGTCCGGGTCGAGAACGGCGAGGAGATCGTCATCGCGCGCAGCGGAGTCCCGATAGCGCGGCTCGTCCCGGCGGATCGCCGCTCGGCGCAGCGCGCGCTCGGCGCGGACGCTGGCGCCGTCGTCGTCCCTGAAGATTTCGACTCGCCGCTGCCGGCCGACGTCCTCGACGCGTTCGAGGGTTGA